A stretch of the Colias croceus chromosome 13, ilColCroc2.1 genome encodes the following:
- the LOC123696642 gene encoding circadian clock-controlled protein daywake-like, whose protein sequence is MCERYGLYFVAVAASFVSVCSGRLAPDFIHPCNNTESSCLVQATQDAIPEFSKGLPHLGVPALDPFIIEELPIQLPGVKVTFIDGKVTGLRKCQVLNVEAYLERNIFILEIRCNITIKGKYTAVGRLLLFPINGEGDSKIKIVNSIIKLNIKTKYFKDSEGRDHFGIKNYRYAFDYGDRVHYTINNLFKGNPELSNTVLQFLNENWKIVTEEFGQPVVDYAMNVTIETAKKFFDAVPYDELLEVPIPKY, encoded by the exons ATGTGTGAGAGATatggtttatattttgtggcgGTAGCGGCGTCCTTCGTGAGTGTGTGTTCGGGCCGGCTAGCGC CCGACTTCATTCACCCCTGCAACAACACAGAGTCTTCCTGTTTAGTTCAAGCCACCCAAGATGCCATACCAGAGTTTTCCAAAGGTCTACCCCATCTTGGAGTGCCGGCCTTGGACCCTTTCATCATCGAAGAGCTGCCAATTCAGCTACCAGGGGTCAAGGTCACGTTCATAGATGGGAAGGTCACGGGGCTACGGAAATGTCAGGTGCTAAATGTTGA AGCATACTTAGagagaaatatatttatattggaaATACGATGCAATATAACGATTAAGGGAAAATATACAGCTGTTGGGAGATTGCTACTCTTCCCTATAAACGGCGAGGGagattctaaaataaaaatcg TTAACTCCATAATAAAACTGAATATAAAGACGAAGTACTTCAAGGACTCGGAGGGACGCGATCACTTCGGAATAAAGAATTATAGATATGCCTTTGACTATGGCGATAGAGTGCATTATACAATCAACAATTTGTTCAAAGGGAATCCTGAGCTAA GCaacacagtattacaatttctcAATGAAAACTGGAAGATCGTAACAGAAGAGTTTGGGCAGCCAGTGGTCGACTATGCTATGAACGTTACCATAGAAACGGCGAAGAAATTCTTCGATGCGGTACCATACGACGAATTACTTGAAGTACCTATACCAAAGTACTGA